CCCAATCACTCTCTCAGGTGAAGGTCATCTCACTGGAGGCTACATGAGCTTTGTGAAGCCAGCGGGAcacaatacatggagagatgaccaaccaatcactgttgatgagggaagtggatcTTCAACCCAGCATGTTATTGTGATAGAGGTTAGTGTCATAATGTAACATAAAAATGTCCAGTACATCAATTGTGGCCCGTTTATTTCAGAAATGCTTCCCTCAACTATTAATTTGATTACATGTACATCCTTATTTATCTGCCATAGGGGAGCTTGTGAAACTTCCCGATGACATTGTTATCCAATGCTACTCTTGAATCGGTAATAAATAACCTCCTCTCTTCATGTGTCAGTCTGCAGAGGCTTCTGGTTCTGGAGGATCATCTCAGGTCAAACAGGACAGGACTGAAGGAGACGACCCACGGCACAGCAGAGATATGAAGCTGGAGACTGGAGCAGCGGCTGGCGTGACGCCCCTTGTAGCCACGGAGGACCTCGCCACCATGACCCATCCAAGGACCCGACGCAGCATCACGGAGGTCAATGGAACGCTGGACGCTGTCCtcaagtcagagacagacaccaaTACTTTAACTGTAACACACAGGCTATTACACACTAGATCTGACCACAGGTCAGACCCAGAGAGACTGGGGCTGAGGCGACTGAGCTGTCCTCTTGCTCCCGGCTCAGAGTATTTACTTTACGGTAACCCGAGCCAGATTCATTCCCATCGGGACTCAGGTTACGCGTTAGAGACGGGAAATGATCCGTCTTGTTCCTACACAACAGAGATGGACCCTGACAACATGCCCTTGGATTTAGAAACACAGATTGATCAGTCTAGAGGGGACTGGAAtcggtacagtagtagtgtatactCTGAAGGGTGCCTAGATAAGAAAGGGGAGGTTATAGTGGTAGATGAGGTGAAAGTGGAGGGCGACGCTCCTCTGACATGGAATGTAGACGATACTCACTTAGGGGAAGGACACTCACAGGGCAGAGATTTGTTAGATTACAGGGAAAGCTTAGAGACAAATCCAAGCATCGAGACCCACTCCCCTTTACATGCGCTCAGGGATCGCAACCCATTGTCCAAGTCGATGGACCATTCCGATTCACACATTCTTTTTGATCAGGTTTTGAACTCAAATGACCAAGGGGCCAAGGTTTTGGGAGGTGAAGCAAGCAGTAGTAAAGAGAAGcggttcctctgcatgttctgtaacaaaggcttcagctgcctccagaaggtggagatccaccagagggtccacacaggggtgaaacccttcagctgtacccagtgtcacatgcgTTTCACCGAGGCTGGTAaactgaagaggcaccagagggtccacacaggggagaaacccttcaGCTGTGCCCAGTGTCAGATGCGCTTCGCCCAGGCTGGgcacctgaagaggcaccagagggtccacacaggggagaaaccctacagctgccCCCAGTGTCACATGCGCTTCGCCCAGGCTAGCAACCTGAAGatgcacctgaaggtccacacgGGAGAACGGCCGTTTGCCTGTACACACTGCGGGAAGAAGTTCTCAGAGAGGAGctacctcaggatacaccagcagaaaaaccATTCCACTTGATCGCTTCTGACATGTAGATCAAATGCTGCATTAAATTCAAAGATTAATTTTCATTGTTGTCAGCAGAAAATATCCGCAGAtgcattttaaaaatgtatttatttattttacctttatttaactaggcaagtcagttaagaacaaattcttatcttcaatgacggcctaggaacagtgggttaactgcctgttcaggggcagaacgacagatttgtaccttgtcagctcgggggtttgaacttgcaaccttccggttactagtccaacactctaaccactaggctaccccattTGGAATAACGAGTAAtacagaggggttgggttaaatgcagaacacatttcagttgaaggcattcagttgtacaactgactaggtattcccttCCATAATAGATTTCAGTGTTGAATATTCCTGGGTTGTATAATGCATCCAGGCATTTTGTGATCTACAAGCCTTAAGTCTGTTGTAtattgtgtttgtactgtgtaAGCGATATGTTTATAAATGCCTATTTCATTACTTCCAACTACTTAATGAGAAAATGAATGCAGTTTTATCAAGTTCATACAGAATTTTTGTTGACATGCATGTGTGGTTTTTATATGGAGTATTTAACACTTAAATACACGTAACCATATACAGTTTGAAAATGGCAAGAGTTGGGCACTAATAAGCAAACATTGGAACGTGGTAGCTGTATAACACTGAATGGGTAagcgctgtatgggttttgactgaggGAAATGCAGTAAATTAAGATCACTCAatgtttatgatcactatgtttgatgtacagttacaataTGTCATGTCGTCATACCCTGGCTTCTTCTGAACAGACCGAGCTTATGTTTGTTTATTGTGAAGAAAACTCACCGCTGAACATGcacctgaatgcactcatgactccCTTCGATGCGCACCAAAATTACGAATCGTTTCTCTGAATTaccttgtgaaagcctaacatTGTAAGATCatattttataacttagctagtcatgtttGAACAAGCTTTCAGATTATGCCCACTTTacccagattgcgatttataatggACTGTTTTTGGATTTCGTAAACGACAGTAATTTGGTGGcggggatgcagggttgtgttctgAACAGAACAACTACACATGTGTTTGCttcctcaacggcacagctattttctacattgtagaataatagtgaaggtgtcaaaactatgaaataacacatatcatgtagtaaccaaaaaagtgttgaagattcttcaaagtagccaccctttgccttgatgacaactttgcacagctTTGCAATTGTTTTTTCACCTTAAGTAACCTATCTTATGTTACCATAccaacataacatatcatactaatttgagtgacCTGGATTTACTTTAACTCTGTTATGTCTGGTCTATGAGGCCAGTCTGGAGATTGATACCATTTCAAAGCTTACAAACATGGTTGTCAAACTATTTGATCATTTCTTGAAAAAAAGTTATGAAAATTGTAATTGTCTTAATCTTTAACGTCAATTATCTAAAATGCGTATAAACCAATTTATATtggtttatatttatttatgCTGCAGCAGAAAAATATTAGGGTGAGAGATTTTAGTGCAGAACATCTGCAGGGAGTTTTGAGAGAAGGGgccaaagtagtgggatggggtGGTGGATCTTTGGGGATAGTGTATAGGTGCAGGGTTAGATCATGGTGTAATATTCCCTTTTTTGTGACCAAATGTGAAAACTGCACTCCGTTCTGTGAAAAACAGCAATATGCAACACAGCATCTAGTCTGCCGGAAATtcacaaagaagaagaagaaacagaaaAGACAGTACACTATTTACCAAAGattatggatatactgacaagatacaTGTCTCTCTGCCCTAACAACGGGAGTAGTTGTTCACAAAGCGGCACTGCAGGCTGTCTAGCTCCCGCCTATACTTTCTTTGAACTGGTGGATACATCTCATTATTGTaattagggatgcacgatatttCGGTAAGCATATCGGAACCGGCCtctattagctaaaaatgccaacatcgtcattggcccgatgtctagtttaaagccgatgtgcaaaaccgatgtcaaaacTGACGTGCATACTTATATAACATAGGTAGATGATGTAAAATATAgcgcaacacagcattcctaacctagcccacaatgtctgctgtgtggatcgagcagtcaacaagatgagcagtcatttgaaagagtaagaacatttcagcgagaccactcaaaggtgaaatccaataacgccaagataatggaattcattgcccttgacaatcaaccattCTCTATCGTGGATGATGTTGACTTTCGcagactggtcgagcaccgggaCGCACCACCAAGTAGGCgttatttttcagatgttgccctagcGGAGTAACACAGTATTGTTGAAACTCATCTCCATGAGCTACTtgcactgctattagcttcacgactgacatttggaccagcgatgtcaGCCGCATTATGAGTCTAACAGCACAGAGGAAAGCCGtattgcatgctcaagaatgtgctggttctcatactgctgctgccatttcaatggcatttgagaacatgtttgaaacttggAAACATGAACACTCTGAGCtccattcgaacaactgactCGAGAAATAAGCCCAACTGCatctgcagcagacgtgataccctgtcatggcattgaaacacCTGCTCAACAGAAATGCCAACACAGATCGTCAGGTTAacgaggaagagaggccacggacagacagagctgaaacagcttgacatgtatgatgaaatcctggttgagactgaacaaatgaacaacaaaacagcacagcaagtaagtgaaagaaataggttttgattatgttttactggtaatggggacatgtaAATGCCAAAAAAATAACtatttggtcagtgtgtgtgtttcaactgTTTAACAGTACTAGAATGCATAAAAGGTAGCTAAAAATGTTTATCAGTTATCGGTATCGTTTTTTTGGAGCAAGGcaaatattggatatcggtatcggccaaaaatgtcatcaGTGCATCCCTAATtgtaatctttaaaaaaaaatattaaattagGATTGCATTCAATGGAGTGAGATGCTATGCTACTAGCCTCATTCCATGAATATGCATAGCTATCTCGGGACAACTCTAATATAGACGTATACTATGATTCGGTGAGTGAgattataaggaagtgtataggagatgttgtacccactgtgactattaaaatataccctaaccagaaactggaTAGATGGTAGCATTCGCACGAAGCTGAAAGAGagtaccaccgcatttaaccagggcaaggCAACTGGGAATGGCAGAAAATAAACAGTAGTCATAGCCTCCGCAAGGAAATCAAACAAGaaaaatgtcagtatagagacaaagtagagtcaattcaacggctcaaacacgagatgTATGTGTCTAcagatttatttaacctttatttacctaggcaagtccagccccctcctgtactccctgttcacccatgactgcgtggtcatgcacgcctcccaactcaatcatcaagtttgcagatgacacaacagtagtaggcttgattaccaacaacgacgagacagcctacagggaggaggtgagggctcttgGAATGTGGTGTCaagaaaacaacctctcacttaACGTCaagaaaacaaaggagatgatcgtggacttcaggaaacagcagaggaagcacccccctatccacattgatgggacagtagtggagaagatggaaagttcctctgcgtacatataactgacaaactgaaatggtccacccacacagacagtgtggcgaAGAAGGTGCAACACCGCCTCTCAGGAGGcttaagaaatttggcttgtcacctaaaaccctcacaaacttttacagatgcaaaattgagagcatcctgtctggctttatcactgcctggtacagcaactgcaccgcccacaaccgcagggctctacagagggtgaggggggtctgcacaacgcatcaaagggggaaactacctgccctccaagacacctacagcacccaatgtcacaggaagggcaAAAAGATCAAGgataacaaccacccgagccactgcctgttcaccccactaccattcAGAAGACGagtacagtacaggtgcatcaaagctgagaccaagagactgaaaaacagcttctatctcaagactatcagactgttaaacagccatcactaacacagagaggctgctggaTACAcaagacttgaaatcattggccactttaataaatggaacactagtcactttaataatatgtacatattgtgtattactcatctcatatgtatatactgttttctatctattgcatcttagcccaTGCCGCTCTGActttgctcatccatatatttataaactgggcagttttatctccatctcttcatggacactcttaccgacagttgtggctgctttgtgtgatgtatcgttgtctctaccttcttgcactttgtgctgttgtctgtggccaataatgtttgtaccatgttgttgtcatgttgtgttgctgccttgctatgttgttgtcttagggctatctttatgtagtgttgtctcttttgtcatgtgtgttttgtcctatttgCATTTTATAATAAGAATGTTATCCCAGCCCCCGCATGAGGctttttggtaggctgtcattgtaaataagaatttgttcttaactgtcttacctagttaaataaatgttcaatttAAACATACAAAACATATTTTCCTTTACTTAGATtcgtgtgtattaggtatttgttgtggaattgttagatattacttgttagacattgctgcactgtcggaactagaagcacaagcatttagctacactcacaataacatctgctaaccatgtgtatgtgaccaatacaatttgatttgatataaagtgttttttctcCGAATTGCCGGCACgtcacgtgtcctacttatatcagtacattcgtaacaacttaagcattacgaaacTTATATGCGATCAAATAAACCAACATAGTCATAACATTTTATTGACCAAATTCGACTCTCATTGACCATATCTCACCACTCCTTGCTTGATTGGCGAAACAACGAAAAAACGCCACCTGCTGGAAGGAGACAGACTTTCTGCCGAGTTGGGCCTGGCTCTTCCTCTATGGTATTAGAAACTGTGAAACTGAAGAAACGGAAGTGAACAGTGACGAAGAACAATTTCCACATTAGCGTTTTTATTGTCATTTAGACGTTTATGAACACCCCGGAACTCAAAATATGACTCATTTAACGGCACAGCATCATATACTTACCAACGGTAGTGTTTAATTCGCATTGCATACAGGATTTGTTTGATAGATTGTATCTAGGtaacgctagctagctgctaacaatggctaactgtatgGCTTTTCACTCTCAAATAGCCTCCATTATGGAGGTGCTAGCGAATACAGCCGTGGCAGACATAtgtaaactcgtagacgacgactatgcagtgtttcgtttggaaataactcaaagccagaaagaaaacaggaCATTGCGGAGGAAATTACAGCTATTGGAACAGAAGGTGACACGGGAGCGCGCAGAGAGGACAATGCGAGAGCGCGTCCTCGCCAGTCGTCCCAGTAGTGTCAAGATCGTTGACCGATACAGAGGAATGCCCAGAGGTACATTTTGCACAAGACCGTGGCTGTCGCCCGGTTCCCGTCTGCGCATGTGTTCAGATGTATTACCCAGAATTTTGTCTTTGTCAGTTTTTGGATAGTATGCAATACTTCCCCTGATTACTTACTTAGCTGTCTTGCACAAAGACACAATATTTCCCCGGAAGGCCGAGGCTGCGCAGTTTGTTGCCGTTCATATATAGCTTTGTGCCTGTCTTGCACGTGTTTTTTTACATGTGTTACCCAGAATTGGCCGATGGTCAGTTTTTGAATAGTATGCAATAATTCCTATGATTACTTATCTAGTGCAAAGACACTATCATATTCATACCAGATTCTTGATTTACTGCATTTCCTATTGTTTACTCAATGAAAACAATATGATGATTATGTTTCATGCAATCAACCTATAAATAGTATATCAATAAGTTATGAGGTGTTACCTAATATCCTTGCCAATTCTAGACATTGTCAATAGTGTACAATATACCATTGAGCATTGACAGTAGCTAATCGAACCACCTTTTTCCCCCAATTAATCTCCGGTGAAGGACATCTCACTGGAGGCCACAGGAGCTTTGTGAAGCCAACAGGACAAAATACatggagagatgaccaaccaatcactgttgaggggagtggaacctcaacccagcATGTTATCGTGATAGAGGTTTGTGTAATagtattacatacagtacagggtagcctagtggttagagcgttggactagtaaccgagctgacaaggtacaaatctgtcgttctgcccctgaacaggcagttaacccactgttcctaggcagtcattgaaaataagaatttgttcttaactgacttgccttgttaaataaaggtaaaattaaattaagtcaaaagtttggacacacctactcattcaaggggttttctttatttttactattttatacattgtagaataatagtgaagacatcaaactataaaataacacatatggaatcgcgtagtaaccaaaaaagtgttaaacaaatcaagatatattttatatttgagattcttcaaagttgccaacctttgccttgatgacagctttgcagacgcttggcattctctcaaccagcttcagctagaatgcttttccaacagttttgaaggagttcccacatatgctgaacacttgttggatgcttttcctttactctgtagtccaactcatcccataccatctcaattgggttgaggtcaggtgattgtggaggccaggttgtCTGATGTAgcactcaatctctctccttcttgttcaaatagcccttactcagcctggaggtgtgttgggtcattgtcccactaaacgcaaaccagatgggatggcaattcgctgcagaatgctgtggtagccatgctggttaagtgtgccttgaattctaaataaatcacggagtgtcaccagcaaagcacccccaaacatcacacctcctccatgcttcacggtgggaaccacacatgcggagatcatccgttcacctac
This genomic stretch from Oncorhynchus keta strain PuntledgeMale-10-30-2019 chromosome 29, Oket_V2, whole genome shotgun sequence harbors:
- the LOC127905957 gene encoding zinc finger protein 629-like; translated protein: MVFHTQIASIMEVLANAAVAEICKVVDDDYAVFRLEITQSQKENRTLRRKLQLLELKVVRERAERTIRERVRASRPSSVKILDQYRGMARGEGHLTGGYMSFVKPAGHNTWRDDQPITVDEGSGSSTQHVIVIESAEASGSGGSSQVKQDRTEGDDPRHSRDMKLETGAAAGVTPLVATEDLATMTHPRTRRSITEVNGTLDAVLKSETDTNTLTVTHRLLHTRSDHRSDPERLGLRRLSCPLAPGSEYLLYGNPSQIHSHRDSGYALETGNDPSCSYTTEMDPDNMPLDLETQIDQSRGDWNRYSSSVYSEGCLDKKGEVIVVDEVKVEGDAPLTWNVDDTHLGEGHSQGRDLLDYRESLETNPSIETHSPLHALRDRNPLSKSMDHSDSHILFDQVLNSNDQGAKVLGGEASSSKEKRFLCMFCNKGFSCLQKVEIHQRVHTGVKPFSCTQCHMRFTEAGKLKRHQRVHTGEKPFSCAQCQMRFAQAGHLKRHQRVHTGEKPYSCPQCHMRFAQASNLKMHLKVHTGERPFACTHCGKKFSERSYLRIHQQKNHST